From the Leptotrichia sp. oral taxon 221 genome, one window contains:
- a CDS encoding AAA family ATPase translates to MKIRKKRLPIGVSDFKEIITKNYYYFDKTKFIENILDDGSKVKLFTRPRRFGKTLNISMLRYFFDVKNKEENRTLFEGLNISKSEYFSEQGNYPVISISFRNYDEENWENGFKSIKSVIKRLYGDYKFLTEKMDDIETEEFNSVRRGLDSVEWEITLLNLSKYLYEYYGRKVIILIDEYDQPIIDSYIKGYYDKAISFFKSFYGLVLKDNEYLEMGIMTGILRVAKENIFSGLNNIKVHSILNKRFTEYFGILETEVEDALKDFGLEYDLLDVQKWYNGYLFGDTKVYNPWSIINFLDEKRLGAYWVNTSGNGLIHLYLQKLKDEIFEDFSKLLNKEEIFETINDSMTFGNLEADFEKNIWNLFFHSGYLTLAKEYDEINEEVYLKIPNEEILKMFSKMFIDVYFGNSNNFSKFANALKNGDIEKFKFELNKILLENTGIFDVSGTYKEQFYHGLMLGIILILRNEYEITSNGFAGKGRYDLLLKPKNISNGKEGIIFELKILKNSENLNSDKIHEKLENECKIALKQIEEKEYVSVLKNAGIEKVLKIGIAFFGKEFEVKFERE, encoded by the coding sequence ATGAAGATTAGAAAAAAACGACTACCAATCGGTGTATCTGATTTCAAGGAAATCATTACAAAAAACTACTACTACTTCGATAAAACAAAATTTATTGAAAATATTTTAGACGATGGCTCAAAAGTAAAATTATTTACTCGTCCAAGAAGATTTGGAAAAACGTTGAATATATCAATGTTACGATATTTTTTTGATGTTAAAAACAAAGAAGAAAACAGAACGTTATTTGAAGGTTTGAATATTTCTAAAAGTGAATATTTTTCAGAACAAGGGAATTATCCAGTAATTTCGATTTCGTTTAGAAATTATGATGAAGAAAATTGGGAAAATGGATTTAAAAGCATTAAAAGTGTTATAAAGCGATTGTATGGAGACTACAAATTTTTGACAGAAAAAATGGATGATATTGAAACTGAAGAATTTAATTCTGTTCGACGAGGTCTTGATTCAGTCGAATGGGAAATAACTCTCCTTAATTTATCAAAATATTTGTATGAATATTACGGAAGGAAAGTTATAATTTTAATTGATGAATATGACCAACCGATAATAGATTCTTACATAAAAGGCTATTACGACAAAGCAATTAGTTTTTTCAAAAGTTTTTATGGTTTGGTTTTGAAAGACAATGAATATCTTGAAATGGGGATTATGACGGGTATTTTAAGAGTTGCGAAAGAGAATATTTTTTCAGGGTTGAATAATATAAAAGTTCATAGTATTCTTAATAAACGTTTTACAGAATATTTTGGAATTTTAGAAACTGAAGTGGAAGATGCTCTAAAAGATTTTGGATTAGAATACGATTTATTAGATGTTCAAAAATGGTACAACGGATATTTATTTGGCGATACAAAAGTGTATAATCCGTGGTCTATTATTAATTTTTTGGACGAAAAAAGACTCGGAGCTTATTGGGTAAATACAAGTGGAAATGGCTTAATTCATCTATATTTACAAAAATTGAAAGATGAAATTTTTGAAGATTTTTCAAAATTGTTGAATAAAGAAGAAATTTTTGAAACGATTAATGACAGCATGACTTTTGGAAATCTAGAAGCTGATTTTGAGAAAAATATTTGGAATCTATTTTTTCATAGCGGTTATTTGACTTTAGCCAAAGAATACGATGAAATTAATGAAGAAGTCTACTTAAAAATTCCAAATGAAGAAATTTTAAAAATGTTTTCAAAAATGTTTATTGATGTTTATTTTGGAAACTCTAATAATTTTTCAAAATTTGCAAATGCATTAAAAAATGGAGATATCGAAAAATTTAAGTTTGAATTAAATAAAATTTTACTCGAAAATACAGGTATTTTCGATGTCAGCGGAACTTACAAAGAGCAATTTTATCATGGACTTATGCTTGGAATAATTTTGATTTTAAGAAACGAATATGAAATTACATCGAATGGCTTTGCTGGAAAAGGTAGATATGATCTACTTTTGAAACCTAAAAATATTTCAAATGGAAAAGAAGGCATTATTTTTGAATTAAAAATTTTAAAGAATTCAGAAAATTTAAATAGCGATAAAATTCATGAAAAACTTGAAAATGAATGTAAAATCGCATTAAAGCAAATTGAAGAAAAAGAATATGTTTCAGTACTAAAAAACGCTGGAATTGAGAAAGTTTTAAAAATTGGGATTGCGTTTTTTGGGAAAGAATTTGAGGTAAAGTTTGAGAGAGAATGA
- a CDS encoding phosphatase PAP2 family protein, translating to MIQLKLTNYIFSVDKFFFKHLSYTSESSIFRHSEITEKFFRFITKFGEGYFELLLTVVLLSFFLINKKKYNYLKKYILAVIFTLLSTQITVNVMKVLFARARPSITVNPDKFYGIMTLIKNTSYWKGSYVSFPSGHTITIWGTIWILSFIIKSKAIKIPLFVLGILVGISRIYLLRHWTTDVVTSIILSYFIAKFVHKKIFGNREKDTKPSFIPYYRKLKIRLIFMFLHKRRIFLKIFEMKE from the coding sequence GTGATACAATTGAAATTAACAAATTATATTTTTTCTGTAGATAAGTTCTTTTTTAAACATTTATCATATACTTCAGAGTCAAGTATTTTTCGCCATTCAGAAATTACTGAAAAATTTTTTCGTTTTATTACTAAATTTGGAGAAGGATATTTTGAATTGTTGCTTACAGTTGTATTGCTATCATTCTTTTTAATCAATAAAAAGAAATATAATTATTTAAAAAAATATATTTTAGCAGTAATTTTTACTTTGCTTTCTACTCAAATTACAGTGAATGTAATGAAAGTTCTATTCGCAAGAGCAAGACCGTCGATAACTGTAAATCCTGATAAGTTTTATGGAATTATGACTTTGATTAAAAATACTTCATATTGGAAAGGAAGTTATGTATCTTTTCCATCAGGACACACAATCACTATTTGGGGAACAATTTGGATTTTATCTTTTATCATAAAAAGTAAAGCAATAAAAATACCGTTATTTGTCTTAGGAATTTTAGTAGGAATAAGCCGTATTTATTTGTTGCGTCACTGGACAACTGATGTTGTTACAAGCATTATTCTTTCATATTTTATTGCAAAATTTGTTCATAAAAAAATTTTTGGAAATAGAGAAAAAGATACAAAACCAAGTTTCATTCCATATTATAGAAAATTAAAAATACGTCTAATATTTATGTTTTTACATAAAAGACGTATTTTTTTGAAAATTTTTGAGATGAAAGAATAA
- a CDS encoding response regulator transcription factor: MGKILVVEDDKKISRILKLQLERKNHEITIIENGIDALNEIDNKRDFYDLMLLDLGLPLMEGNDVCKNVRKISKVPIIVVSAKNNIEEKVDLLKSGASDYVTKPFDFLELEARIDINIRKNKISEIVYKTLRLNSENYSVYLEEMPILLTKTEFELVKLLIENKEEIVSRDKIVEKIWDWEASDNLLDSTIKKIRKKLGKEKIKTVRGIGYILKI; encoded by the coding sequence ATGGGGAAAATATTAGTTGTTGAAGATGATAAAAAAATATCAAGAATTTTAAAATTGCAGTTGGAGCGTAAAAATCATGAAATTACGATAATCGAAAATGGAATTGATGCTTTGAATGAAATTGATAACAAGAGGGATTTTTATGATTTGATGCTTTTGGATTTGGGGCTTCCTTTGATGGAAGGGAATGATGTCTGTAAAAACGTTAGAAAAATATCTAAAGTTCCAATAATCGTTGTTTCTGCGAAAAATAACATTGAAGAAAAAGTTGATTTACTGAAATCTGGAGCAAGTGATTATGTTACGAAACCTTTTGATTTTCTTGAGCTTGAAGCAAGAATTGATATAAATATTAGAAAAAATAAAATTTCTGAAATCGTTTATAAAACTTTAAGATTAAATTCAGAAAATTATTCTGTTTATTTGGAAGAAATGCCTATTTTATTGACAAAAACGGAATTTGAACTGGTTAAACTTTTGATTGAAAATAAAGAAGAAATCGTTTCACGAGATAAAATTGTTGAAAAAATATGGGATTGGGAAGCAAGTGACAATCTGCTTGACAGTACGATTAAAAAAATCAGAAAAAAATTAGGAAAAGAAAAAATTAAAACTGTGAGAGGAATTGGATACATTTTAAAAATATGA
- a CDS encoding cell wall metabolism sensor histidine kinase WalK — translation MKKIKSKKIKDEIIFANTISLAFISFIIILGMTIFLVHKAVEAETEEMDKLVLPTIKKLNNVTTDKLKETYKNYDYADKQYISLAVEKNGNFIYLTDDENRSDFKKIEANKLETKWDRFVYKRIYTVNNTKYYAIRNFKFMEAHEILYVMLLMFVLITISIIVISKIVAENVLNPLTNIISQSIEMRNHNIDAQLTKTRDDEIGELIDVLNETFKKKEEIIKSQKTFSSDVSHELKTPLSILKGYLDVLKWGKDDEKLLEEAIENMDIEIKNIERIINTLFLSSNLEKITIKKEIINVKQLFEKIKKDYELLNIEREILVKSDDNVNIFVDKNLISEVLRGLIDNSIKYSNGNIELIAKESEIIKIIVRNYGEGIPEEEKKKIFNRNFQGKNAKKGAGLGLSIIRDIILLNDGEIYLENRKDGVNVRMEFKKVEIEE, via the coding sequence ATGAAAAAAATAAAATCAAAAAAAATAAAAGATGAAATAATTTTTGCAAATACAATAAGTCTAGCTTTTATTTCATTTATAATCATTTTAGGAATGACTATATTTTTAGTTCATAAAGCTGTTGAAGCCGAAACTGAGGAAATGGACAAGCTAGTTTTACCCACTATCAAAAAATTAAATAATGTTACAACTGATAAATTGAAAGAAACTTATAAAAATTACGATTATGCAGACAAACAATATATTTCTCTTGCAGTTGAAAAAAATGGGAATTTCATTTATTTAACGGACGACGAAAATCGTTCGGATTTTAAAAAGATTGAAGCGAATAAACTTGAAACAAAATGGGACAGATTTGTCTACAAAAGAATTTACACTGTGAACAATACAAAATATTATGCAATAAGAAATTTTAAATTTATGGAAGCACACGAAATTTTGTATGTTATGCTTTTAATGTTTGTTTTAATTACAATTTCGATTATCGTAATTTCCAAAATTGTAGCCGAAAATGTATTAAACCCTTTAACAAATATAATTTCTCAAAGTATAGAAATGAGGAATCACAATATCGACGCTCAATTGACAAAGACAAGAGATGACGAAATTGGAGAATTAATTGATGTTTTGAATGAAACTTTTAAGAAAAAAGAGGAAATTATCAAAAGTCAAAAAACATTTTCTTCTGATGTATCACATGAATTGAAAACCCCACTCTCCATACTGAAAGGATACTTGGATGTTTTAAAATGGGGAAAAGATGACGAAAAATTGTTAGAAGAAGCTATTGAAAACATGGATATCGAAATAAAAAATATTGAAAGAATTATAAATACGCTATTTTTAAGTTCCAATCTTGAAAAAATTACTATTAAAAAAGAAATTATCAATGTAAAACAACTTTTTGAAAAAATAAAAAAAGATTATGAACTTTTGAATATCGAAAGAGAAATTTTAGTAAAATCTGATGATAATGTTAACATTTTTGTTGATAAAAACTTAATTTCAGAAGTTTTGCGTGGATTGATTGACAATAGTATAAAATATTCTAATGGAAATATTGAATTAATTGCCAAAGAAAGTGAAATAATCAAAATTATCGTAAGAAATTACGGAGAAGGAATTCCTGAAGAAGAAAAGAAAAAAATATTTAATCGTAATTTTCAAGGAAAAAATGCAAAAAAAGGAGCAGGACTTGGACTTTCTATTATACGAGATATTATTTTGCTAAATGATGGAGAAATTTATTTGGAAAATAGAAAAGACGGAGTTAATGTGAGAATGGAATTTAAAAAAGTTGAAATTGAAGAATAA
- a CDS encoding amino acid ABC transporter ATP-binding protein — MSSKQKVIEIKNIRKDFGNRTVLKDVNFNVHEGEVVSIIGSSGSGKSTLLRCINLLETPTSGQILIHGKDVLSGDVPLVELREKVGMVFQQFNLFNNLSVLDNCVIGQMKVLKRTREEAEKVAKEFLGKVGMSRFINAKPSQISGGQKQRVAIARALSMEPEVLLFDEPTSALDPEMVGEVLKVMKDLAQSGLTMIVVTHEMDFAHDVSSRVVFMDQGIILEDDKPEIIFEKPKHNRTKEFLSRMLKK, encoded by the coding sequence ATGTCAAGTAAACAAAAAGTAATAGAAATTAAAAATATAAGAAAAGATTTTGGGAATAGAACAGTTTTAAAAGATGTAAACTTTAATGTGCACGAAGGAGAAGTTGTGAGTATCATTGGTTCTTCTGGAAGTGGAAAATCTACGCTTTTAAGATGTATAAATTTACTAGAAACGCCTACTAGTGGACAAATTTTGATTCATGGGAAAGATGTGTTGAGTGGAGATGTTCCTTTAGTTGAATTGAGAGAAAAAGTTGGAATGGTTTTTCAGCAATTTAATTTATTCAATAATTTAAGTGTTCTAGATAACTGTGTCATTGGACAAATGAAAGTTTTGAAAAGAACTAGAGAAGAAGCTGAAAAAGTTGCAAAAGAATTTTTAGGAAAAGTTGGAATGTCAAGATTTATCAATGCAAAACCAAGCCAAATTTCAGGTGGTCAAAAGCAAAGGGTCGCAATTGCAAGAGCATTGTCAATGGAGCCAGAAGTACTGTTATTTGATGAACCAACATCAGCACTGGATCCTGAAATGGTTGGAGAAGTTTTAAAAGTAATGAAAGATTTAGCTCAAAGTGGACTTACAATGATTGTTGTTACACATGAAATGGATTTTGCTCACGATGTTTCAAGCAGAGTAGTTTTCATGGATCAAGGAATAATTTTGGAAGACGATAAGCCAGAAATTATTTTTGAAAAGCCAAAACATAATAGAACGAAAGAGTTTTTATCTAGAATGTTGAAAAAATAA
- a CDS encoding ABC transporter substrate-binding protein/permease, translating to MNKIKSRLVVFLIFMLTFVTGYSASNEIKVGMECGYAPFNWFQDTNKNGAVPTNGGYCGGYDVEIAKVIAKKLGKKLVIVKTEWDALLGPALTSGKVDLVIAGMSATPERKQSLLFTKPYYESDLVVVVKKNGKYAKAKSINDFSGARITGQLNTLHYDVIDQMKGVSKQTAMESFPAMIVALNSNKIDGYVSERPGAMAAQYSNPNLTFISFNKNTGFKYETSEVNVAIGMKLGNTELEEKVNKILDQDLTPKVRQKIMEKAIKTQPGNTSRSFFGWVAFFIQKNWHQFVKGTIMTLFISLTGTVVGFLIGMVVALSRQVEAETDHRTSKFKKVGFYILNKFFAIYIAVFRGTPMMVQSMVIYYGLSQVFGLNLSPIVAALFIVSINTGAYMSEIIRGGIDSIDKGQFEAAKAIGMTNFQTMKSIIFPQMFRNILPMIGNEFIVNIKDTSVLNVISVTELFFISKSVAGTYSRYYEVFIITSVIYFFLTFTLSLLLKQLEKKIDGPQTFEFLEEVEEGEK from the coding sequence ATGAACAAGATAAAAAGTAGATTAGTAGTATTCTTAATTTTTATGTTGACATTCGTAACAGGATATAGTGCAAGTAATGAAATTAAAGTAGGGATGGAGTGTGGATACGCTCCATTCAACTGGTTTCAAGACACGAATAAAAATGGTGCAGTTCCAACTAATGGTGGATACTGTGGTGGTTACGATGTTGAAATAGCTAAGGTTATAGCTAAAAAATTAGGGAAAAAATTAGTAATAGTAAAAACAGAATGGGATGCTTTATTAGGTCCAGCATTGACATCTGGGAAAGTTGATTTGGTAATAGCTGGTATGTCGGCAACACCTGAAAGAAAACAAAGTCTATTATTTACCAAACCGTATTATGAATCAGATTTAGTAGTAGTTGTTAAGAAAAATGGAAAATATGCAAAAGCGAAATCAATTAATGATTTTTCGGGAGCAAGAATTACAGGACAGTTAAACACGTTGCATTATGATGTAATTGATCAAATGAAAGGTGTTAGTAAACAGACTGCAATGGAAAGTTTTCCAGCGATGATAGTTGCTCTAAATTCTAATAAAATTGATGGATATGTGTCAGAAAGACCAGGAGCGATGGCAGCTCAATATTCAAATCCAAATTTAACATTTATATCATTTAATAAAAATACAGGATTTAAGTATGAAACTTCAGAAGTAAATGTTGCGATTGGGATGAAGTTAGGGAATACAGAATTAGAAGAAAAAGTAAATAAAATACTTGATCAGGATTTGACGCCAAAAGTTAGACAAAAAATAATGGAAAAGGCAATAAAAACACAACCTGGAAATACTTCAAGATCATTTTTTGGATGGGTCGCATTTTTTATTCAAAAAAACTGGCATCAATTTGTTAAAGGGACAATTATGACACTATTTATTTCATTAACAGGAACTGTAGTTGGATTCTTGATTGGGATGGTAGTTGCGTTGTCAAGACAAGTAGAAGCTGAAACTGATCATAGAACTTCTAAATTTAAAAAAGTTGGATTTTATATTTTAAATAAATTTTTTGCGATATATATTGCGGTGTTTAGAGGAACGCCTATGATGGTGCAATCAATGGTAATTTATTATGGATTGTCACAAGTATTTGGATTAAATTTATCACCGATTGTGGCTGCGTTGTTTATTGTTTCGATAAATACTGGAGCCTATATGAGTGAAATTATAAGAGGTGGAATTGATTCGATTGATAAAGGGCAATTTGAAGCTGCAAAAGCAATTGGAATGACAAATTTCCAAACAATGAAGAGTATAATTTTCCCACAAATGTTTAGAAATATTTTACCAATGATTGGAAATGAATTTATTGTAAATATTAAAGATACATCTGTGTTGAATGTAATCAGTGTTACAGAATTATTCTTTATTTCAAAATCTGTTGCGGGAACATATTCGAGATATTACGAAGTGTTTATTATAACAAGTGTGATTTACTTCTTCTTAACATTTACATTATCACTACTTCTAAAACAACTTGAGAAAAAAATAGATGGGCCTCAAACATTTGAATTTTTAGAAGAAGTTGAAGAAGGAGAAAAATAA
- a CDS encoding aspartate-semialdehyde dehydrogenase, with amino-acid sequence MSKKYNVAVVGATGLVGQTFLKVLKERKFPVENLYLYASARSAGKVINWEGKDYTVIELKDENIKDDIDVALFSAGGGISKEFAPKFRDKGAVVVDNSSAWRMDKDIPLVVPEANPEALKNHGGIIANPNCSTIQVMPILKVLQDKYGLKRVVYSTYQAVAGAGKKGLDDLENNLQGKPSTNFPHQIAFNALPHIDVFLENGYTKEEEKMINETKKILNLPDLKVTATCVRIPVKFGHGVSVNVELERPFELEDVVKAFEEKEGVIVQNDGKNKVYPMPITAQDTDEVYVGRIRRDDTVDNGLNLWVVADNIRKGAATNTIQIAETLIKEGAL; translated from the coding sequence ATGAGTAAAAAATATAATGTAGCAGTAGTTGGAGCGACAGGATTAGTAGGACAAACATTTTTAAAAGTATTAAAAGAAAGAAAATTTCCAGTAGAAAATTTATATCTTTATGCGTCGGCTAGATCAGCTGGGAAAGTTATAAACTGGGAAGGAAAAGATTACACAGTAATTGAATTGAAAGATGAAAATATTAAAGATGATATTGATGTAGCTTTATTTTCAGCAGGAGGAGGAATTTCTAAAGAATTCGCACCTAAATTTAGAGATAAAGGTGCTGTAGTAGTTGATAATAGTAGTGCTTGGAGAATGGATAAAGATATTCCTTTAGTTGTACCTGAAGCAAATCCAGAAGCATTGAAAAATCACGGAGGAATTATTGCAAACCCAAATTGTTCAACAATTCAAGTAATGCCAATTTTAAAAGTATTGCAAGATAAATATGGATTAAAAAGAGTAGTTTACTCAACTTATCAAGCAGTTGCAGGAGCTGGGAAAAAAGGATTGGATGATTTAGAAAATAATTTACAAGGGAAACCATCGACAAATTTCCCTCATCAAATAGCTTTTAATGCATTGCCACACATTGATGTATTCTTGGAAAATGGGTATACAAAAGAAGAAGAAAAAATGATAAACGAAACTAAAAAAATATTGAATTTGCCTGATTTAAAAGTTACAGCAACTTGTGTTAGAATTCCAGTTAAATTTGGACATGGAGTTTCTGTAAATGTTGAATTAGAAAGACCTTTTGAATTAGAAGATGTAGTTAAAGCATTTGAAGAAAAAGAAGGTGTAATCGTTCAAAATGATGGTAAAAACAAAGTTTATCCAATGCCAATAACAGCACAAGATACTGATGAAGTTTATGTTGGTAGAATTAGAAGAGACGATACTGTTGATAATGGATTGAATTTATGGGTAGTTGCTGATAACATTAGAAAAGGTGCGGCAACAAATACAATCCAAATTGCTGAAACATTAATTAAAGAAGGAGCATTATAA
- a CDS encoding GyrI-like domain-containing protein, whose product MVYEIVELEEKQIVGVSERVRKDETEVEKIKKLWEKFVEETQNIREWVSLATYSVYFNYKNDGIFEYSTLIGYEVGNGTSSEYHLSMVVIPKGKYAKFTLKGNPKVEISKFWENFRENFEDKLNRSFEYDFEEHIPFQEENEIINIYISIK is encoded by the coding sequence ATGGTATATGAAATTGTTGAATTGGAAGAAAAACAAATAGTAGGAGTTTCGGAAAGAGTAAGAAAAGACGAAACAGAAGTTGAAAAAATAAAAAAACTATGGGAAAAGTTTGTAGAAGAAACACAAAATATTAGAGAATGGGTAAGCTTAGCAACATATTCGGTTTATTTCAATTATAAAAATGATGGAATTTTTGAATACAGTACTTTAATAGGATATGAAGTTGGAAATGGAACAAGTTCTGAATATCATTTAAGTATGGTAGTTATTCCAAAAGGAAAATATGCAAAATTTACACTTAAAGGTAATCCTAAAGTAGAAATTAGTAAATTTTGGGAAAACTTTAGAGAAAATTTTGAAGATAAATTAAATAGAAGTTTTGAATATGATTTTGAAGAACATATTCCTTTTCAAGAAGAAAATGAGATAATAAATATTTATATTTCTATAAAATAA
- the dapA gene encoding 4-hydroxy-tetrahydrodipicolinate synthase produces the protein MKFEGSYVALITPFTATGELDEDKLRELVNWHIENGTAGIVPCGTTGEAPTLTFAEHEKVIKIVVEEVKGRIQVIAGAGSNNTHRAVELTKYAKELGADAALSTCPYYNKPSQRGLYEHYKKIAEDSKFPIMLYNVPGRTGTNIEAETIARLAEIPEIVAVKEATGSLEQMIKIQDLCGDKIEILSGEDHLILPMLSIGAKGVVSVIANIMPQEMSDLISSFLNRKYEKAFELHKNLYDLSRNMFLEGNPVTVKTAMKILGRLNNDDVRLPLVNSGQKTHDKLVRLFKEKGILV, from the coding sequence ATGAAATTTGAAGGATCTTATGTGGCACTAATTACACCATTTACAGCAACTGGTGAATTAGATGAAGACAAATTAAGAGAATTAGTGAATTGGCATATTGAAAATGGTACGGCTGGAATAGTGCCTTGTGGTACAACTGGAGAAGCTCCTACATTGACATTTGCAGAACATGAAAAAGTTATTAAAATTGTTGTTGAAGAAGTAAAAGGGAGAATACAAGTTATTGCAGGAGCAGGGTCTAATAATACGCATAGAGCAGTAGAGCTTACTAAATATGCGAAAGAATTGGGAGCAGATGCAGCACTTAGTACGTGTCCTTATTACAATAAACCTAGTCAAAGAGGACTTTATGAGCATTACAAAAAAATTGCAGAAGATTCAAAATTTCCAATAATGCTTTATAATGTTCCAGGAAGAACAGGAACAAATATCGAGGCAGAAACTATTGCGAGATTGGCTGAAATTCCAGAAATTGTAGCGGTAAAAGAAGCAACAGGAAGTTTGGAACAAATGATAAAAATTCAAGATTTATGTGGAGATAAAATCGAAATCTTATCTGGTGAGGATCATTTGATTTTACCAATGCTATCAATTGGAGCAAAAGGAGTAGTTTCAGTAATTGCTAATATTATGCCTCAAGAAATGAGTGATTTAATAAGTTCATTCTTGAATAGAAAATATGAAAAAGCATTTGAATTACACAAAAACTTGTATGATTTAAGTAGAAATATGTTCTTAGAAGGAAATCCTGTTACAGTAAAAACAGCGATGAAAATTTTAGGAAGATTAAATAATGATGATGTAAGATTGCCATTAGTAAATTCAGGACAAAAAACACATGATAAACTTGTGAGATTATTTAAAGAAAAAGGAATTTTGGTATAA
- the dapF gene encoding diaminopimelate epimerase: protein MLKFEKYQGTGNDFVIFSEKDLIEKGIPDYSELAKEVCDRHYGIGADGMIILKYVATMPFMFFFNADGSQAPMCGNGIRCFAHYLKNNGIQEEDTFTVKTLPGDMIIETKQGEDINDFVAKVNMGKPIFEIKELINTDKDRFLKEKITIDGKEIEISYIFMGTDHSVIFVNDFEDFDIDKIGSKIENFTELFPKRVNVNFVKVVDRKYIEVVTWERGAGRTLACGTGATASAVLAREFGFTDEKVNVKVPGGILVIEYAGERNDAFMTGPSEKVAEGQYLFKR from the coding sequence ATGTTAAAATTTGAAAAATATCAAGGTACAGGAAATGATTTTGTTATTTTTAGTGAAAAGGATTTAATAGAAAAAGGGATACCAGATTATTCAGAATTGGCTAAGGAAGTGTGCGACAGACATTACGGAATTGGTGCAGATGGAATGATTATCTTGAAATATGTGGCGACTATGCCGTTTATGTTTTTCTTTAATGCTGATGGAAGTCAAGCACCTATGTGTGGAAATGGAATAAGATGTTTTGCGCATTACTTGAAAAATAATGGTATTCAAGAGGAAGACACATTTACTGTAAAAACATTGCCTGGAGATATGATAATTGAAACAAAACAGGGAGAAGATATCAATGATTTTGTTGCAAAAGTGAATATGGGAAAACCGATATTTGAAATAAAAGAATTGATAAACACTGATAAAGATAGATTTTTGAAGGAAAAAATAACTATTGATGGTAAAGAAATTGAAATTTCGTATATTTTTATGGGAACTGACCATTCAGTAATTTTTGTTAATGATTTTGAAGATTTTGATATTGATAAAATTGGTTCAAAAATTGAGAATTTTACAGAATTGTTTCCAAAGAGAGTAAATGTTAATTTTGTAAAAGTAGTTGATAGAAAATATATTGAAGTTGTAACTTGGGAACGTGGAGCTGGAAGAACATTGGCTTGTGGAACTGGGGCGACTGCTTCGGCTGTACTAGCTAGAGAATTTGGATTTACAGATGAAAAGGTAAATGTAAAAGTTCCAGGAGGAATTTTGGTAATTGAGTATGCTGGAGAAAGAAATGACGCGTTTATGACTGGACCAAGTGAAAAAGTAGCTGAAGGACAATACCTTTTTAAAAGATAA